Sequence from the Nocardiopsis sp. YSL2 genome:
CACCGCACCGCGGCGTACCGTCGAGAGAGCCTTCCGCCCCTTCCGCCCCATCGAACCGGGGGTCGCCGACCTCACGTGGTGGCCCTACCCGGACGAGGACGTGTGCGCCCAGGGCACGGGCATCCTGGGAGGATTGGGCCGAAGGCAGCGTTGAGGGGCCCGTCGAGGGGTGGCCTCGCCGCTCCGGGCCACGGGCTCCGGGGCGGTGACCGGTGACGGGCGGCCCGGCGCGCCCGCACGACGAAGGGGAGGCCGCGATGGCGGTGAGGTGGAACGGCGAGATCCTCGCCCAGGTGCAGTTCTACTGGGACTTCTCGCTCTGGCCCCGGCTGGAGGGACTCACCGAGGACGAGTACCTGTGGGAGCCCGCGCCCGGGGCGTGGACGGTCACCCGGGGCGAGGACGGGCGCTACCGGCCCGACGGTGTCAGCCCCGAGCCCGACCCGCCGCCGGTCACGACCATCGCCTGGCGGCTGGGCCACCTGGTCGTGGACGTGCTGGAGACCCGCATCAACTGGCACTTCGGCGACCGGACCTACACCCGCGACACCGTCAACTGGCCCGGCGGCGTCGACGAGGCCAAACAGCGCCTGCGCCACGCCTACCTCGCCTGGTCCGAGCAGATCCAGTCCATGGACGACGACGCCCTGGCCGCCCCCGTGGGCGGCGCGGAGTCGGCCCAGTGGGCGGACTTCCCGATGGTCGCGCTGGTGCTGCACCTCAACCGGGAGCTGATCCACCACGGGGCCGAGGTGGCGCTCATCCGCGACCTGTACCGGGCCCTGCCGCCCGACCGCCGCTGAGACGGGGCCGGTCAGACCACGTGCAGAGGGTCCACACGGACCTGGGCCAGGTGCTCGTCGCGGCGCGCGCTGCGCGCGGACGCGGCGACCTTCAGCGCCCGGGCCAGGGCGCCGACACCGCTCCGGGGCACCCGCAGCAGGGCGCGTTCCCGGGGATGCGTGCCGTCCTCGCGCCGTCCCGAGCCGCCTTCGGCGGGCGCCTCGGGCGCGCCCCGTTCCGGGCCCGCCACGCGGTCCGGGGCGACCGGTACCGGGCCCAGGAGTTCGACGCCCTCGGGCAGGTCGACCTGGTCGAGCAGTTCGCGCACGTGTTCGGGGGCGCCGGTGACCGAGGCCATCGACACCGCGGGAGGGAACCCCAGTTCGCGGCGCTCGGCCAGCTCGCGTTCGGCGAACCCGGAGGGGTCCCACCGCACCAGGGACTGCACGACCGGCAGCGCGACGTCGGCTGAGACCACCACGGTGCCCCCGGGGCGGACCAGGGCGGCCGCGCTCAGCCAGCGGCGCAGCGTCTCCTCCGACGCGCGCAGGTCCATCCGGTTGAGCAGCGCCCAGCCGTCCAGCAGGACCGCGGCCGCGTATCCGTTCTCCGCGACCGGTTCGGCCCCGGGCGTGGCGACCACCAGCGAGGGCCGGTCGTCGACACGGGTGAGGACCTCCTCCCGGCCGGACGTGCGCACGGTCAGGGAGGGGAAGGCGCGTCCCAGCTCCTCTGCGGTGCGGCGGGCGCCCACCACGACGGCGCGCATCCGGGTCACGCCGCACTCCGGGCACGCCCACTGCCCGGCGACGCGGCCGCACCAGCCGCAGGAGGGCATGGCGTGGGAGCCGCGCACCGCGAGCGGACCGTGGCAGGCGTCGCAGCGCGCGGGCTCGCGGCAGCCCGCGCAGGCCAGCGTGTTGAGGTAGCCGCGGCGCGGCACCTGGAAGAGCACGGGGCCGGTGCGCGAGGCCTCCCGCGCGGCGCGCCAGGCCAGGCTCGGGATCCGGGCGGTCCGCGCGGCCTCGTCACGCGCGAGTTCGCGGTCGTCCCCGGCGGCGCGGACCTGCGGGGCGCGGCGGCGCAGGGTGGCCCGGTCGGCCGTGAGCGATCCGGCCCACCCGGACTCGACCAGGAGCTGGGCGTCGGTCGTGCGGGTGTGGCCGCCGATCAGGACGCCCGCGTCGGCGCGGTGGGCCCGCATCGCGAGCACCGTGCGGGAGTGGGGGTAGGGGGCGTGGGGCTCGGCGTGCACGTCGTCGCCGTCGTCCCACAGCACGACCAGGCCGAGGTCGGCGACGGGGGCGAACACCGCCGCCCGGGTGCCCACGACCACCCGCACCCCGCCGCGCAGGACCGAGAGCCAGCGCCGGTAGCGCTTGGCCGGGCCGAGGTCGGCGGTCAGCGCGACGTGGGAGTCCTCGCCCAGCCGACGGGTCAGGGCGGCGTCCACGGCCGCCACGTCCCGCCCGTCGGGGACGACGATCACGGTGCCCCGCCCGGCCGACAGGGTCGCGGCGGCGGCGACCGCCACGGCGTCCACCCAGTCACGGCCGGGCAGCGCGTTCCACACGGCCCGGGCGGGGCGGCCCTCACACAGGGTGTCCAGGAACAGGGGGCCGTCGGGGTAGTCGGTCCATGGACCGGGCTCGACGGGGGCCGGCCCGGCCGGGGCCGACTCGGAGGTGGCGGGCCCGGCGGCCGGGAGAGCCGGGGCCTCGGTGGACCCGGCGGGGGCCGTGGCGTCGTCGGGGTCCGCGGACGCGCCCGGGGGGCCGGGGCCGTCCTTCCCGGAGGGCTCAGGGGAGGCGGCGGCCTCCTTCTCCACTCGGGCGTGGCGCGGGGGGACGGCGAGGCGGAGCACGTCGCTCAGGGTGCCCGCGTAGCGGTCGGCGACCGCGCGGGCCAGTCCCAGGATCTCGGGGGTCAGTACCGGTTCGGGAGAGACCACCGACTCCAGGTAGGCCAGCCGTCCGGCGAACTCCGAAGTCTGCGCCCGCTCGGCGATGAACCCGGAGAGCAGTCGGTTGTTGAAGCGCACTCTGACCCTGCAGCCGGGGACCGCGTCGGCGTCCATGTCCTCGGGGACGCGGTAGTCGAAGTACCGGTCCAGGTGCGGGAGCGGGGTGTCCACGATCACGCGCGCGATGGGCAGCCGCTCGGCGGGTCTGCGCGGAGCCGGGCGCCGGGCCTTCGCGGCCTTCGTCGACGCGGCCGCCCTGACGTCCTTGGACGCGGCGGAGCCGTCCTGCGCGGGCAGGTCGAAGAGGGCCCCCTCGTCCGGGCCGGGCTGCGCTGTCATCCTCCCTGGTGTACCAGAATCCTCCGACACCTCCCCGCGTTCGCGGCGGCGGGGGCGAGCGCGACTGGTAGAACTGGGGGACCGACAGACCGCGCCCGCCGGGCATCGTGCTGCCTCGCGACGCAGTCCGGCGGCCGCTCCCGCCCCGGTGCGCGGCGGGCTCCGGGGACGGGCCCCGGCCAGTGGAAGGACTTGGATGAAGCTTGTCTTTGCCGGAACACCGCAGGTGGCCGTGCCGTCGTTGCAGGCCCTCATCGACTCCGATCACGAGGTCGCCGCCGTCGTCACCCGTCCCGACGCCCGCTCGGGGCGCGGGCGGAAGTACGCGGCGAGTCCGGTGGGCGAGCTGGCCGAGAGCGCGGGGATCGAGGTCCTCAAGCCGGAGAAGGTCCGCGACCCCGAGTTCCTGGAGCGCCTCGCCGCGATCGCGCCGGACTGCTGCCCGGTGGTCGCCTACGGGGCGCTGCTGCCCCAGTCGGCGCTGGACATCCCCCGGCACGGATGGGTCAACCTGCACTTCTCCCTCCTGCCCGCCTGGCGCGGCGCCGCTCCCGTCCAGCACGCGGTGCTGCACGGGGACGACGTCACCGGGGCGTCCACCTTCCGGATCGTCAAGGAGCTGGACGCCGGTCCGGTCTTCGGGACCGTGGTCGAGGACGTGCGACCGACCGACACCAGCGGCGACCTGCTGGAGCGGCTCTCCCACTCGGGGGCCGAGCTCCTCAAGCGCACCCTGGACGGCATCGAGGCGGGCAAGCTGAGCCCCGTCGAGCAGCCGGGCGCCGACGTCACCTACGCGTCCAAGCTCGCCACCGAGGACGCCGAGGTCGACTTCACCGCGCCGGCGCGGCGGGTGGACCGTGTGGCCCGCGCGTGCACACCGGCACCGGGCGCATGGACGACGTTCCGCGGCACCCGGCTGAAGCTGGGTCCGGTCACGCCGCTGCCGGAGGCCGACACCCCGGTGCTCGACCCGGGGCAGCTGCACGCCGACAAGAAGCGCGTCATCGTCGGCACGAGCACGCATCCCGTGGTCCTCGGCGAGGTGCAGCCCCAGGGCAAGCGGCCGATGGCGGCCGTGGACTGGGCACGTGGCGTGCGCCCCACCGAAGACGACCGCCTGGGGCGATGAGCTGGCATACCATCGTGCTGACCCTTCCCC
This genomic interval carries:
- a CDS encoding DinB family protein yields the protein MAVRWNGEILAQVQFYWDFSLWPRLEGLTEDEYLWEPAPGAWTVTRGEDGRYRPDGVSPEPDPPPVTTIAWRLGHLVVDVLETRINWHFGDRTYTRDTVNWPGGVDEAKQRLRHAYLAWSEQIQSMDDDALAAPVGGAESAQWADFPMVALVLHLNRELIHHGAEVALIRDLYRALPPDRR
- a CDS encoding primosomal protein N', with amino-acid sequence MTAQPGPDEGALFDLPAQDGSAASKDVRAAASTKAAKARRPAPRRPAERLPIARVIVDTPLPHLDRYFDYRVPEDMDADAVPGCRVRVRFNNRLLSGFIAERAQTSEFAGRLAYLESVVSPEPVLTPEILGLARAVADRYAGTLSDVLRLAVPPRHARVEKEAAASPEPSGKDGPGPPGASADPDDATAPAGSTEAPALPAAGPATSESAPAGPAPVEPGPWTDYPDGPLFLDTLCEGRPARAVWNALPGRDWVDAVAVAAAATLSAGRGTVIVVPDGRDVAAVDAALTRRLGEDSHVALTADLGPAKRYRRWLSVLRGGVRVVVGTRAAVFAPVADLGLVVLWDDGDDVHAEPHAPYPHSRTVLAMRAHRADAGVLIGGHTRTTDAQLLVESGWAGSLTADRATLRRRAPQVRAAGDDRELARDEAARTARIPSLAWRAAREASRTGPVLFQVPRRGYLNTLACAGCREPARCDACHGPLAVRGSHAMPSCGWCGRVAGQWACPECGVTRMRAVVVGARRTAEELGRAFPSLTVRTSGREEVLTRVDDRPSLVVATPGAEPVAENGYAAAVLLDGWALLNRMDLRASEETLRRWLSAAALVRPGGTVVVSADVALPVVQSLVRWDPSGFAERELAERRELGFPPAVSMASVTGAPEHVRELLDQVDLPEGVELLGPVPVAPDRVAGPERGAPEAPAEGGSGRREDGTHPRERALLRVPRSGVGALARALKVAASARSARRDEHLAQVRVDPLHVV
- the fmt gene encoding methionyl-tRNA formyltransferase, whose product is MKLVFAGTPQVAVPSLQALIDSDHEVAAVVTRPDARSGRGRKYAASPVGELAESAGIEVLKPEKVRDPEFLERLAAIAPDCCPVVAYGALLPQSALDIPRHGWVNLHFSLLPAWRGAAPVQHAVLHGDDVTGASTFRIVKELDAGPVFGTVVEDVRPTDTSGDLLERLSHSGAELLKRTLDGIEAGKLSPVEQPGADVTYASKLATEDAEVDFTAPARRVDRVARACTPAPGAWTTFRGTRLKLGPVTPLPEADTPVLDPGQLHADKKRVIVGTSTHPVVLGEVQPQGKRPMAAVDWARGVRPTEDDRLGR